A stretch of the Lactuca sativa cultivar Salinas chromosome 9, Lsat_Salinas_v11, whole genome shotgun sequence genome encodes the following:
- the LOC111878894 gene encoding calreticulin — protein MANRRLNPTSLAFLALLLLFSIASAKVFFEERFDDGWESRWVKSDWKKDENMAGEWNYTSGKWNGDANDKGIQTSEDYRFYAISAEYPEFSNKDKTLVFQFSVKHEQKLDCGGGYMKLLSGDVDQKKFGGDTPYSIMFGPDICGYATKKVHAILTYNGENKLIKKDVPCETDQLSHVYTFVLRPDATYTISIDNVEKQTGSLYSDWDLLPAKQIKDPEAKKPEDWDEKEFIPDPEDKKPDGYDDIPKEISDPDAKKPEDWDDEEDGEWTVPTIPNPDYKGPWKAKKIKNPNYKGKWKAPMIDNPDFKDDPDLYVFPKLKYVGIELWQVKSGTLFDNVLICDDPEYAKQLVEETWAKQKDAEKAAFEELEKKKEEEESKDDPADSDADNDDAEPEDEEEADENDVKDEL, from the exons ATGGCGAATCGGAGGTTAAACCCTACTTCTCTAGCCTTTCTAGCTCTACTTCTGCTCTTCTCGATCGCTTCTGCTAAAGTGTTCTTTGAGGAGCGCTTCGATG ATGGATGGGAAAGCAGGTGGGTAAAATCTGACTGGAAGAAAGATGAGAACATGGCTGGGGAGTGGAATTATACTTCTGGTAAATGGAATGGAGATGCCAATGATAAAG GTATCCAAACCAGTGAAGACTACAGGTTTTATGCAATTTCAGCTGAGTACCCTGAATTCAGCAACAAGGATAAAACTTTAGTCTTCCAGTTTTCTGTTAAGCATGAACAGAAGCTCGATTGTGGTGGTGGCTACATGAAATTGCTGAGTGGCGATGTTGATCAAAAGAAATTTGGTGGTGATACCCCATACAGCATCATGTTTGGACCTGATATTTGTGGGTATGCAACAAAGAAGGTTCATGCAATTCTCACATACAATGGAGAAAACAAATTGATCAAGAAAGATGTTCCTTGTGAAACTGATCAACTTTCACATGTTTATACCTTTGTCCTCCGCCCTGATGCCACCTACACCATCTCAATTGATAATGTTGAGAAACAAACAGGAAGTTTGTACTCTGATTGGGATCTTCTTCCAGCAAAACAGATAAAGGACCCTGAGGCCAAAAAG CCTGAAGATTGGGATGAGAAGGAATTCATCCCTGACCCTGAAGACAAGAAGCCTGATGGttatgatgacatcccaaaagaGATTTCAGACCCTGATGCCAAAAAG CCAGAGGATTGGGATGATGAGGAAGATGGTGAGTGGACTGTTCCAACTATTCCAAACCCTGATTACAAGGGTCCATGGAAGGCAAAG AAAATCAAGAACCCCAACTACAAAGGAAAGTGGAAGGCACCCATGATTGACAACCCAG ATTTTAAAGATGACCCAGATCTCTATGTTTTCCCCAAGTTGAAGTATGTTGGCATTGAGTTGTGGCAG gTTAAATCTGGAACTCTATTTGACAATGTCTTGATATGTGATGATCCTGAATATGCCAAACAACTAGTGGAAGAAACTTGGGCCAAACAAAAAGAT gcTGAAAAGGCAGCATTTGAAGAGCTAGAAAAGAAAAAGGAGGAAGAG GAATCAAAGGATGATCCTGCTGATTCTGAT GCTGATAATGATGATGCTGAACCAGAAGATGAGGAAGAGGCTGATGAAAATGATGTTAAG GATGAGCTATAG